ataaaataaaagtttgaaagtttctatttttaaaagaaatggagagagagtacTAAAATTGTAGACGTTTGGCAACAAAGTTCAAATAGTTCTAAGGATTATACAACTATATTGTTGCCCTATTTCGACTAAAAAATGTTACTAGTTGATCGACAATCTCGTCTcaggttttgttttttaacaCTAAGGTTTGTTGAATATTTCCAGTGATTAAACATAATCCCCTTCGTGTTTTATTTTCGTGGATACAAACTCACAATTGTGTGTAGTTATCAACACCAATGGGAAAAACCATCATATTTCATTCTTGTTTGGAGTTTGTTTATCTTCAACTTCTTACAttccaaaatataatactagttTCTTACCATCATAGCTACACAAATTCGAAAAAAACTGAAACTTCTAATTAGCGGATTTCAAACCTCCCGATTAACCAAATTATAATCAAACTTggtgatttaaataataatttccccaaaatttaatttgatcagTCTACAAAAGTTGACGCAGGATGATGACGAACACATTACGTGGCGCATTAATAGTGATACACGTGTCAGCGTTTCACTTCACAAGCTTAAACGGCACGTGCTGCTTCGCCGCCTTCCTTTTCACACCAACCAACTGCTACGACTTCagcaacaaaacaaacataaaaaaatcaaaactatgCTCTTAATTCCATCACCATCCTCACTCACAGCCCTCTTCTCTAAAACGCTCCTCAATCCCAATTCCCGCACGCTCCTCCGCACAATGGCCTCCACTCCCCACGCCTTCGCCGGAAACCCCATACGATCCAAAACCCCCAAACCATCGGACTCCGTTTCCCCCCAATCCGCGATCCAAACCCTCAAAACCCTCCTGATTTCGGGTCAAACCGGCCCGGACTCGCCCGATTTCAGAATCCTGCCGTTCAGGAAGGGCAGGCCGCTGGCCGGATGGACGACGGAGGGGCTGAATTGGCATCTCGGCTGGCTCAGCCTGGGCGAGTGCAAGGCGTATTTGGAGAATTCGGAAGCGGCTCGGCTTGAAGACGACGCGTTTGTTTACTTGGGGTGTAGGAATGAGATTggggatgatgatgatgtggTGTATTGGGCGGTGGATGTGTCGGAGGTGAGTGAGCTGGTTAATGAGCTGGGAGCGAGGCATTTTTGCTTTGTGGAGTTGAGGACTCTTATGGTGGCAACTGATTGGGCTGATTCCACGGCCATGGGTTACCTTGCTATAGCAGGGCATGTGAGTTTTTTCTTCCCCTGCCTCCGAAGCTTCTGTTATAGTTCAATTCGTTGATAAAACTAGTTCGCTTTGGAAATTGCCGGTATCATTGCTGTTGTATTGCGTGTCTGTGTGTGTTGAATTGTTAGAAGACTGTAATCGAGGATATGAGAATATGAGATTGTTTGTTAGTTTTGAGCTGTTTCTGAAATGTATCATTTTCACTTGCTTTTATTTAACACTTTTTCCTGTatgattttatctttttatctGTACGTATGTAGTTATCTCATTCTCACTTGAGTTAGCATGGTTTATCCCTTGAAGGTGTTTTGATTAACAATTAGGTAGTGGCAGCATGTCTACTTGATGCTAACATATGGTATTTTCTGGTTTACGTTTTGTTCTTCAGGCCCGAGCTTTGCTTGAATGGCACAACACAGTGCGATTTTGTGGATACTGTGGAAGTCAAACAGTTTCTGCTGAGGCTGGGAGACGGAAACAGTGCTCGAACGAATCATGCAAAAAGAGGATTTATCCTCGTGTCGATCCAGTATGTGATGTGCTCTTTTGTTTCTTAGGTGAAACTTGGCATGTTTTTTGCAGCAAATCATTGATCTCCTCTGATCTTATGCCAACAGGTGGTTATAATGTTAGTGATTGATAAAGACAATGATAGTGTATTGTTAAGTAGGCAATCGAGGTTTGTCCCTCGCATGTGGAGTTGCCTTGCTGGCTTTATAGAGGTATGTCCTCCAATATCCTGTAACATCCTCCTAGATCTCCTCATGTTCACCCCTTCTTGCTGaaaaatcttgattcttcattGCCTATTAATCTTTTCATAATCAGCCAGGAGAAAGCTTAGAAGAGGCGGTAAAGAGAGAAACCTGGGAGGAGACTGGCATTGAAGTTGGTGAAGTTGTCTATCACAGTTCTCAGCCATGGCCTGGTAAAGTCTCTTATCGCACTTCGCTGACCCATTACTATTCcccaaaagtaaaaaagacaACTCTTGTTTGACTACTCAAAACTGAAATTTCCATAGTTAGTAAAGGAAACAGTGAAGACAATAAGCTCAAAAAATGTTTGGTGATGATTTAAGTTGGAAACAGATTATTTCTTGCTAGATAGTATGAAGAGGAAACTGTAGTCTGTTACTAGGTTCTCTTTAGCTCTTGCTAGTTGCTAATGCCCCCCCTGCATGAAGATGCTTAGGTTTGCAGTTTGTATAGTATCTTCCCACCATTGTAGTGCTACTATGCATAGATTTTTTGCTTGTACACTATGAGAATAGGCCGCGAGAACTCATTTTGCTGACCCTTTTAtgagaatgaaataataagaaGTGGTCGACAGACAATATTTCCTTATGATGGTGGACATCGTGTTCTCTTGGTTGAAGCCCTTCAACTACCGATGATAATGTTTTTCAGCACCTGTTTgctatattcaaatttttctaCACCTTGGCTAacatatttcatttgttatgtttCCTCAGTTGGACCGGGCAGCATGCCATGCCAACTAATGGTGGGTTTCTTTGCCTATGCTAGAACACGTGAGATCAATGTGGATAAGGAAGAGTTAGAAGGTACTGTATTATCATAACAGTTACTCTCCATCTTGTAGTTGGttgcattttgttttgttttgtgaagTGGGAAAAGGATAATGTAGTGCTATGGTGTCTCAATCATCACTCCATATCAGTTTACACtaaggtggtgttcggtttcctagattaaaataataccaagataatctaggattgagttgtgagattattttagtcatagggggtTATTAGCTacgactaattatcccatgattatccatctaggattgagttagGGGACttaatcttatgaaccaaacacactactaatttaatcccgggataca
The genomic region above belongs to Salvia hispanica cultivar TCC Black 2014 chromosome 3, UniMelb_Shisp_WGS_1.0, whole genome shotgun sequence and contains:
- the LOC125216701 gene encoding nudix hydrolase 19, chloroplastic is translated as MLLIPSPSSLTALFSKTLLNPNSRTLLRTMASTPHAFAGNPIRSKTPKPSDSVSPQSAIQTLKTLLISGQTGPDSPDFRILPFRKGRPLAGWTTEGLNWHLGWLSLGECKAYLENSEAARLEDDAFVYLGCRNEIGDDDDVVYWAVDVSEVSELVNELGARHFCFVELRTLMVATDWADSTAMGYLAIAGHARALLEWHNTVRFCGYCGSQTVSAEAGRRKQCSNESCKKRIYPRVDPVVIMLVIDKDNDSVLLSRQSRFVPRMWSCLAGFIEPGESLEEAVKRETWEETGIEVGEVVYHSSQPWPVGPGSMPCQLMVGFFAYARTREINVDKEELEDAKWHSREDVTKALTFAEYKKAQMTAAAKVEQMCKGVEKGQNLSADFNVESGELATMFIPGPFAIAHHLISSWVNRVPVNGIEAHKQASGSLSNL